A region of the Phaseolus vulgaris cultivar G19833 chromosome 11, P. vulgaris v2.0, whole genome shotgun sequence genome:
TCTAAATGCAGTTATTAACTTTCCCTTCTTTGATTGAGTTGATTAAGCTACTATTTTACAGTTATAGTGTATTAGTAAACATTTGTAGATAGATATGATAAACTCTTCATGGAAGATCTAGTCTCAAAAATGAATTTCTCGTTGGagctttgaaattttttttccttaccaGGTTCATTTATCTTTGATTTTAAATTGGCATTTTGAGGATTTTTTGTTAACAAAGTTCCTTCTGTTGTTATAGAAATGgtttaattgtgttttctttCTGGATTTAAATTACAATATCATCCTTTTCTAGAAATTCGCTttgtttttttgtattttgctGAATTTTGTCAAACCAAATTATTTGTTCTTTGAATCTGTGGTTCACTATTTGGCATTGTTACCAAGAGAGAATTTTCTTGATTTGTTAGATGTTCCGGTTCAGTTACATATGAGTCTTTCATTATTTTGGATTGCTTGTGATGCTAATGTGTGCTATTCACCGTACAGGAAATGGTTGGTTATTTCTTCTGTTTAGAGGATCGGGCTTTGCTATGTAGGAATTGTGATGTATCTGTTCACACTGCTAATGCCTGTGTCTCTGGTCATCAAAGGTTTTTGCTTACTGGTGTGAGAGTAGGCCTTGAAGCTACTGAGTGTGGTGCTTCCTCGTCCTCTGTCAAGTCACAATCTGGGGAGAAAACATCTGATGCTAAATCTTCATCCATCTCCAGAAATGTCTCCTCCCTGCCTCAGCCATCAAATTTCAATGAAGTGCTACCCTCCCAAATGGGAGCATTTGAGGACTTTCCACCAAACAAGGTGTCTTATGGTGGTGGTTATACTGCTGGAAACGTCTCACAATGGCCCATGGAAGAATTTCTCGGGTTAAACGAATTCAGTCAGTATTATAACTATATGGATGGATCATCTAAGGTATGCTTTAAGTTGCAATGAAGTCTATTCGTCTTGTGTAGTTTTGTGGAGATCCTACATCTACTAGAGATGAGAtcaatttatagtatataaatgagtaCAAACTCACCTTATTAAGTTGGTTTTGTATCAGATCTTATCCTAGCGAAGTTTATACAAATGGTGCAAATCTCAACTATGTTAGTGCCCCAATCCATGCTGTAAAACCAATGTACAAAATTTGACCTATGAGAAATTCAAAATCCTGTACTAGTGTTCTAGATAGAGGAATTTAGGTGCTCAGTGTTCACATGATGCCTAGTTGGATTTCTGTAAGATCTTCATGAAAATCTGCTAAACTCAGTACTGTAAGCTGTAAAATTTAATGTAAATCATACAGAACTATGCAATGACTATCTTTTATGGAAATTCATGAGTAGTAAGGAGTATTCCTGTTGATTTTGACTACCACAAAACGTCTGATATTATCAGTAAGAGAATGTGAGATAGTTGATATAGTTTAAAAGACATGCACTTGTCAAAGGCAGATGTATTCCAATGTTTTATTTATCAAACATCTCTTCTTGTGCTTGTAATCTTAATCAGTTGTCTGCTCTTTTTCCATGTATTACTAGCTAGGGATTATGCATTGTTTCTACACCTATATTTTACCCAAACTAGTATCCAAGTTGATGTATTTTGACTTTGTTTTGAGATTGTAAATGAAGTGGCATTCATACTTGTCAACAATCTTGATGTTGGCTTGATATGGTTATCCATTATCTATTATTCTTGATCTCATCTCGTCCCAATGAATCTCTGCAGGCTGACAGTGGTAAACCTGGGGATTCTGATTCTTCAGTTTTGAGGTCTATTGAAGAGGAAATGGATGATGACTCCTTCTTGGGGCGTGTCCCAGATTCATCCTGGACAGTTCCTCAGATCTCTTCCCCTCCTACGGCTTCCGGATTACACTGTCCGGAAATCCGTCGGTATACATCTGACAATGCTATGTTTGTTCCTGACATATCCTTTTCTGACGTCCGGCGGCAGCCTCACCATGTTCTTCATAACTCTATTCATTCAAAACGGAGGAGGAACCTATAATTTGATCACTTTCACTAGCTTGGTATGTTAAAAAGATTTTTATCTGTTAGAGATGGAGTGAGGTTTTGAAGTTGTATCCTTCTTTAGAGCATTTGAAATTCATTTTGCTACAACATGTTTCTTGTATTCATAGCAGTCCTCAATTTCTTTTTGGGAGTGAATCACTGAACTCTTCATCTGTTGTTGGAAATTTGACAAAGAAAGTAGCTGTAACACCATTTTTAAAGGCTTTTCTCATTGTTTGTTCATCATAGATATCCATTCAACATATGCTGGTTCTTGTAAGGGTGTTCTTTGAAGTATGTTTGGATAAATTTCTTCTAGATAAATGTTTAGAAGAGAAAAATACCAAAGGAAATGAAATGAttcttaaaattgaaattagtttatgcataaagttaaattagtataaatataagtcaaaagataaaaaagttatatatgttGTGTATGtaactaaaaaatttataagatatgtatttgataataaaattgttgaactaatttataaatggttatatatattattggttATTAACTAAATTCAAGATATTACTAATAAGAATTTAAACCAAATGTTCTATCTGTATATGTTTATTTAATAATGAATTGTCATgtaataaaattgttatttcttttgtaaaaactgtaaaaaaaaacatatcttTAGATTAATACTGTGtcgaatttaaaatatttttagaagttcccttttttataaaaatgaatttttttaaaaacaatatgagTTTAATTAAACTTTTCCAGAGGAATAAAAATTACACCAAACAAAATACACTTATTAAGATATATTTAGTTAACTtagttaaaagttaaaaaactaaaatataattaaaagttgGTAATTACAACTATTAAGTTACCTTACTA
Encoded here:
- the LOC137828416 gene encoding B-box zinc finger protein 22-like, with the protein product MKIQCNVCEAAEAKVLCCADEAALCLECDEKVHAANKLATKHQRVPLSLSASHVPKCDICQEMVGYFFCLEDRALLCRNCDVSVHTANACVSGHQRFLLTGVRVGLEATECGASSSSVKSQSGEKTSDAKSSSISRNVSSLPQPSNFNEVLPSQMGAFEDFPPNKVSYGGGYTAGNVSQWPMEEFLGLNEFSQYYNYMDGSSKADSGKPGDSDSSVLRSIEEEMDDDSFLGRVPDSSWTVPQISSPPTASGLHCPEIRRYTSDNAMFVPDISFSDVRRQPHHVLHNSIHSKRRRNL